One window of Terriglobales bacterium genomic DNA carries:
- the ybeY gene encoding rRNA maturation RNase YbeY gives MALPFVLEDLVVILEKKLRGVSAAALSRFAGRAQRAAGLRGRVSILVTGSAELRRLNRRYRRADQPTDVLSFPTRGNGMAGDIAISAEVAAGNARRFGHSAAAEVKILILHGLLHLAGLDHERDRGQMSRREEKLRRRLGLPASLIQRSSPAAGKES, from the coding sequence GACCTTGTGGTGATTCTTGAGAAAAAATTGCGGGGCGTCAGCGCAGCGGCGCTGAGCCGGTTCGCGGGACGGGCGCAGCGCGCCGCCGGCCTGCGCGGCCGGGTGAGCATCCTGGTGACGGGGAGCGCCGAGCTGCGCCGCCTGAATCGCCGCTACCGCCGCGCCGACCAGCCCACGGACGTGCTCTCTTTTCCGACCCGTGGCAACGGGATGGCCGGCGACATCGCCATCTCGGCGGAGGTTGCCGCCGGGAACGCGCGGCGCTTCGGGCACTCCGCAGCGGCGGAGGTGAAGATCCTGATCCTGCATGGCCTGTTGCACCTGGCCGGACTCGACCATGAGCGCGACCGCGGCCAGATGTCGCGTCGGGAAGAGAAGCTGCGGCGCAGGCTGGGCCTGCCGGCGTCACTGATTCAGCGGAGCTCCCCGGCAGCGGGGAAAGAATCATGA
- a CDS encoding hemolysin family protein has product MTWAIILVGSGLIVLLALVSYVDRVYTEMGKFLSREFQENIEAFEKLVEPRVGASRSRIQLSMAVLAQLFTAAIALLFGFVVFRDGLWDFPEIAQASVAIIFVIILFNRLLPFVLFTRTRGDWLAPLAPLLRLLVYLSLPVTLVLSFCLSVAALAEEHPPEEPQPGDAVDALIEAGQDEGILQEGDKQLIQSVVEFGEKTVHEVMTPRPEIVAVPADTSVEQFTELLRAKPYSRMPVYEGSIDHVKGIVFAHDVLQVADTEARAQTVGKMMKPVHFVPESQRVRTLMRELQKENQHMAVVVDEYGNVAGVVTLEDLMEEIVGEIRDEHEAKADIVRESESSYVVPGRMDVDRLAELFGVRPEGRDAATVAGLVSELLGRIPAPGEVVEDDGLRFEVLEASSRRVERLRISRRSSAPPKAASA; this is encoded by the coding sequence ATGACTTGGGCGATCATCCTCGTGGGATCGGGGCTCATCGTGCTACTCGCGCTGGTCTCCTATGTGGACCGCGTGTACACGGAGATGGGAAAGTTCCTCTCCCGCGAATTCCAGGAGAACATCGAGGCCTTCGAGAAGCTGGTTGAGCCCCGCGTGGGCGCCAGCCGCTCGCGCATCCAGCTCTCCATGGCAGTGCTGGCCCAGCTTTTCACCGCGGCCATCGCGCTGCTCTTCGGTTTCGTCGTCTTCCGCGACGGCCTGTGGGACTTTCCCGAGATTGCGCAGGCGAGCGTCGCCATCATCTTCGTGATCATCCTCTTCAACCGCTTGTTGCCCTTCGTCCTGTTCACGCGCACCCGGGGCGACTGGCTGGCCCCGCTGGCGCCGCTGCTGCGCTTGCTGGTGTACCTATCCTTGCCCGTGACCCTGGTGCTGAGTTTCTGTCTTTCGGTGGCGGCGCTGGCCGAAGAGCATCCCCCGGAGGAGCCCCAGCCCGGCGATGCCGTAGATGCTCTCATCGAGGCGGGCCAGGACGAAGGCATCCTGCAGGAGGGTGATAAGCAGCTCATCCAGTCGGTGGTCGAGTTCGGCGAGAAGACGGTGCACGAGGTGATGACGCCGCGACCGGAGATCGTCGCCGTCCCCGCCGATACTAGCGTCGAGCAGTTCACCGAGCTGCTGCGCGCCAAGCCCTACTCCCGCATGCCCGTGTACGAAGGTTCTATCGACCATGTGAAGGGCATCGTCTTCGCTCACGACGTGCTGCAGGTGGCGGACACCGAGGCCCGCGCCCAGACCGTGGGGAAGATGATGAAGCCCGTGCACTTCGTCCCCGAGAGCCAGCGGGTGCGCACGCTCATGCGAGAACTCCAGAAGGAGAACCAGCACATGGCCGTCGTGGTGGATGAGTACGGGAACGTCGCCGGCGTGGTCACCCTCGAAGACCTGATGGAGGAGATTGTGGGCGAGATTCGCGACGAGCACGAAGCCAAGGCTGACATCGTGCGCGAGTCCGAAAGCTCCTACGTCGTCCCCGGGCGCATGGACGTGGACCGCCTCGCGGAACTCTTTGGCGTTCGTCCCGAGGGCAGGGACGCCGCGACCGTGGCCGGGCTGGTGAGCGAGCTGCTGGGACGCATCCCCGCCCCGGGCGAGGTTGTGGAAGACGACGGCTTGCGCTTCGAGGTCCTGGAAGCCAGTTCC